The segment ACCTGACCACCATCACCGGTCAGAAGCCGCTGGTTCGCCGGGCGACCAAGTCGATCGCGCAGTTCAAGCTGCGTGAGGGCATGCCGATCGGCGCGAAGGTCACCCTCCGCGGCGACCGGATGTGGGAGTTCCTGGACCGGCTGCTGTCGATCGCGCTGCCGCGTATCCGTGACTTCCGCGGCCTGGACGGCAAGAAGCTGGACGGGCACGGCAACTACACCTTCGGCCTGACCGAGCAGTCGGTGTTCCACGAGATCGACCAGGACAAGATCGATCGGCCGCGGGGCATGGACATCACGGTGGTCACCACGGCCACGACCGACGACGAGGGCCGGGCGCTGCTGAAGCTCCTGGGCTTCCCGTTCAAGGAGAACTGAGCAT is part of the Actinoplanes sp. NBC_00393 genome and harbors:
- the rplE gene encoding 50S ribosomal protein L5; the protein is MTAATETKTLPRLKTKYRSEVIPAIQEQFQYANPMQIPGLVKVVVNMGVGEAARDAKLIDGAVRDLTTITGQKPLVRRATKSIAQFKLREGMPIGAKVTLRGDRMWEFLDRLLSIALPRIRDFRGLDGKKLDGHGNYTFGLTEQSVFHEIDQDKIDRPRGMDITVVTTATTDDEGRALLKLLGFPFKEN